The following are encoded together in the Pectinophora gossypiella chromosome 14, ilPecGoss1.1, whole genome shotgun sequence genome:
- the LOC126372322 gene encoding transmembrane protein 170A, which translates to MYDMLSEFRVSEFDSFVDILKLTSGDPLDTFGEMWYPVFLWSLCSSVFVHTCAALVSFGTLRKHKYGKFFPVLLIVFGVINPVTSGVASSAAIAFIYRAANLAMPPIHAMIWGIGQTVLGAGIGFTRILATL; encoded by the coding sequence ATGTATGACATGTTGTCAGAGTTCCGAGTATCTGAATTCGATTCCTTTGTGGATATACTGAAGTTAACTTCTGGTGACCCTCTGGACACATTTGGCGAGATGTGGTACCCTGTGTTTTTGTGGTCCTTGTGTTCTTCTGTGTTCGTGCATACCTGCGCTGCTCTCGTGTCGTTTGGAACCCTTAGAAAACATAAATATGGAAAGTTTTTCCCTGTTCTCTTAATAGTGTTTGGTGTTATAAACCCAGTGACTTCTGGCGTCGCAAGTAGCGCCGCAATTGCGTTCATATACCGAGCCGCTAACTTAGCCATGCCCCCCATACATGCTATGATATGGGGAATTGGACAGACTGTACTGGGAGCGGGGATTGGTTTCACAAGGATTCTAGCAACATTGTAA